The window CCGTCCACGATGGCTTCGAGCAGGCTCGACATCGCCGTCTTGAAATTCTCCATTCTCTCATGCTGGGCTTTCATGGCCTGTTCGTCGGCCGCCGCCGGGTTCTCCCGATGAGCGGCGGGATCGTGGGCGGTCGCATGCGGGACGACGGCCAGGCAGGACAGGCAGGACAGGAAAAAGGCGAGGCGGGACATCTTGCGTGAAAAGCGCATCCGGGGGGTCTCCGTTCCGTCGATATGGTCATATTTTATGGAATATTCGCCGGTCCGCTGAAGAATATTCTTCCGTGCCTCCTTCGGTGAAATCGCCGCATGTGGAAATCCTTGTGATTCCGGTCTGTTGCATCGCCATGGGATCCGGCATTCCGTATGCATTATCCGATCGCGACGGGAGCGGTAGACGGCAACCCGGAAAACAACTTCGGGCAAGGAGGAATACGATGAAGACGTACATGGTCAGGATGGCGGGTCTTGCGGCGGCGGCGGTGGTCATGATCGCGGGTTCCGCGTTCGCGGGCCAGACGCAGGCGGAACGGGAATACAACCTTGGGCGGAGCCCCGGCTTCGAAAGCGCTCCGGAGTGGCAGATCCGTCCGGCCCAGGAGACGGGAAGCGTCCCCGCGGATCACGCAAGGGAGATGAAGCCGGGCGCGGGTTCGGCGGCGGATGTCGTCACGGTGGAGATCGGCGGATCGGCGTACAGGATCGGTGTCGACCTCCCGTAGGGGCCGGTCCGGTATTCGAAGGGGCGGATCGCCGGGGATCACCCGGTCCCGCCCCCTTTTTTTTGATAATCTGGTTCCTGTCGAGAGGGGGTGATCTTCTTGCCGGACTCCATGAACTTCGTCCGCGCCTCGAGGTGAGGCGTCGGAGCGCCCGCCGGTCGGCGGGTGGAGATCGGTCGTGCAACGCCGCATGGAACGAATCCATCCAGCAGGAGGATCGCTTTCGATGAAACCGGAATTGGACAGTGTTTCCCGCTCCTTCGGTAGGACCGGGGCGGTCGTTTTCGCGGTTTTGCTATCCGCTTCCGTTCTTCTTCCTCCATATCCCCGGAATGCCGACGCCAAGGAGCGCACGGCTCTCGTGACGGTGAGCGTGAAGCTCGCCTCGCCTCCTTCGGCGGAGACGGTCCGGATGTGGGTACCGTACCCGATGTCGGACGGGAACCAGGAGATCACCGACATCCGGGTCGACGGGAACTTCACGCGCCAGGGTGTGTACCGCGAAGGGAGGTTCGGCAATCCGATCCTCTTCGCGGAGTGGAAGAACGTCCCCGGAGAACGGACGATGACGTACGCTTTCCGGGTGGCCCGGAAGGAACTTGTCGCCCGGGGTCTTCCGGAGAAGGAGCTTTCGTACTCGCGGGAGGAGTTCCGGAAGGAACTCGCCCCGGCGGCGGTCGTCCCCACCGACGGCCCGGTCAAGGAGCTTGCGGGAAGGATCACGGCGGGGAAGGCGACGAACCGGGAGAAGGCCCGGGCGATCTACGACTGGATCGTCGACAACATGCGCCGCGACCCGGGCATCAAGGGGTGCGGTCTGGGGGAGGTGGAGGGGCTCCTGTCCTCGCTGGGGGGAAAGTGCGCGGACATCCACTCCGTGTTCGTGGCCTTGGCGAGGGCCGCGGGAGTCCCGGCCCGCGAAGTGTTCGGGATCCGCTTGCCGAAGGGAGCCGAGGGCGATATGTCCAAAGCGCAGCACTGCTGGGCGGAGTGGTACCTGCCCGGGTACGGTTGGGTCGCAGTGGACCCTGCGGACGTGCGGAAAGCGATTTTGGAACGGAAGATCACGGTGGAGGAGGCCCGCCCGCTGCGGGAATACTACTTCGGCGCCGTCGACGAGAGCCGGATCGCTTTCGGGACGGGGAGAGACCTGCGACTCAATCCGCCGCAGGCGGGGCCGCCTCTGAACTACTTCATGTATCCATATGCGGAGGCGGACGGAAAACCTCTGAACGAGGACCTCTTCGGGTTCAACCTCGGCTACACGATCCGCTTCAGGGAGTTGTGAACCGGCGATCCGATCGTTGCATAATGACCTTGCAGCGATTTCCGATGGAGGTATCCGACCATGCCGTTCGTGAACGTCAAGATCACCCGCGAAGGCGCGACGCCGGAGAAGAAGGCGGAGGTGATCCGGCGGATGACGCAGGTGCTGGCGGACGTCCTCGGCAAGAACCCCGCGACGACGATCGTCGTGATCGAGGAGGTCGAGACCGACAACTGGGGGATCGCCGGGGAGACGGTGACGGTTCGAAGAAAACAGGGGAAGTGACGGACGTGAAAAAGGCCGGGCGGATCTCCTCCGCCCGGCCGCTCCCTTGTGATTTTCCCCCGGCGGCGGTCAGCCGGCGCAGGCGATCTGCTGGAAGAAGTCGTTCCCCTTGTCGTCCACCAGGATGAACGCCGGGAAGTCCACGACCTCGATCTTCCAGATCGCCTCCATCCCCAGCTCGGGGTATTCGAGCACTTCGACCTTCTTGATGTTCTCCTGCGCGAGCAGCGCGGCGGGGCCCCCGATCGAACCGAGGTAGAAGCCGCCGTGCTTTTTGCACGCGTCGGTCACCGCCTTGCTCCGGTTCCCCTTCGCGATCATGACGAGCGACCCGCCGTGCGACTGGAACAGGTCCACGTACGAGTCCATCCTCCCGGCGGTGGTGGGGCCGAACGATCCGGACGGCATCCCCTTCGGGGTCTTCGCGGGGCCGGCGTAGTAGATCGGGTGGTCCTTGGCGTACTGCGGCATCCCCTTCCCCTGGTCGATCCGCTCCTTGAGCTTCGCGTGGGCGATGTCGCGCCCCACGATGATCGTGCCGGAGAGGGAGAGCTGCGTGGTGACCGGGTATTTCGAAAGCTCGGCGAGGATCTCCTTCATCGGCCGGTCCAGGTTCACCTTCACGACGCCGTGCTCGTGCTTCCCGCGGTACTTCGCCGGGATCCGCCGGCCCGGGTTCCGGTCGAGCTCCTCGAGCCAGATGCCGGACTTGTTGATCTTCGCCTTCACGTTGCGGTCGGCCGAGCAGGAGACGCCCATCCCGACCGGGCACGACGCGCCGTGGCGCGGCAGGCGGACGACCCGCACGTCGTGCGCGAAGTGCACCCCGCCGAACTGCGCCCCGTACCCGGACCTGCGCGCGGCGGCCTGCAGCCGGGCCTCCATGTCGAGGTCGCGGAACGCCTGTCCCCCCTTGTTCCCCTTCGTGGGAAGGTGGTCCAGGTAGCCGGTGGAGGCGAGCTTTACGGTTTTCAGGCACCCTTCGGCCGACGTCCCCCCGACGACGAACGCCAGGTGGTACGGCGGGCACGCCGCGGTCCCGAGCGTCTTCATCTTCTCGACCAGGAACTTCTCGAGCGACGCGGGGTTCAAGAGCGCCTTGGTCTCCTGGAAGAGGTACGTCTTGTTCGCGGAGCCGCCGCCCTTGGCGACGAAGAGGAACTTGTACTCCGATCCTTCCGTGGCGTAGAGGTCGATCTGGGCGGGGAGGTTCGTCCCCGAGTTGACCTCCTCGTACATGGTGAGCGGGATCGTCTGCGAGTACCGGAGATTCTCCTCCGTGTACGTCTTGTGGACGCCCCTGGAGAGGTACTCCTCGTCGCGGGCGCCGGTCCACACCTGCTGCCCCTTCTTGCCGACGATCGTCGCGGTGCCCGTGTCCTGGCAGAACGGCAGGACGAAGTTGGCCGCGACTTCCGCGTTGCGCAGCAGCGCCACCGCCACGCCCTTGTCGTTGGGGGACGCCTCGGGATCCGACAGGATCGCGGCCACCTTCTCGTTGTGGGCGGGGCGCAGGAGGAAGGAGACGTCGCGCATCGCCTGGTTCGCCAGCAGCGCGAGCCCTTCCGGGTCCACCTTCAGGATCTCCTTGCCGTCGAACTTCGCGGTCGAGACGTACTCTTTCGTCAGGAGGCGGTACTTGGCGTCGTCCTTCCCCAGCGGAAACGGGTCCTGGTACGAAAATTCCGGCATCGGCGGCTCCTTCCGAAGATGGGAGTAAGGGGGGCGGAAAACATCCAGAAGATAGACCCGCGGGGATGAAACGTCAAGAAGTGGAGATGCGCTGAATGGGAAAATTTTCCCAAAAAACGAAACCGCTCTACTATTCATGAATCAGATGAATGAAGAACGAATCTCACCATGGCGGCTGAGTGGGGTTCAGCGAAATTCCCGGCAGCCACCGAAGGAGAGGGAGAGACCCCATGAAGCGTAATCTGCGGGTAGTCCTCTATTCCCACGACACGGTAGGGTTTGGCCACACGCGGCGAAACCTCCTGATCGCGCACACCCTCGTGCGGCACATGGCGGATGTCCTCCTGCTGGCGGGAGCGCCGGAATCCACCGCCTTCTCGATTCC of the Deltaproteobacteria bacterium genome contains:
- a CDS encoding transglutaminase domain-containing protein gives rise to the protein MKPELDSVSRSFGRTGAVVFAVLLSASVLLPPYPRNADAKERTALVTVSVKLASPPSAETVRMWVPYPMSDGNQEITDIRVDGNFTRQGVYREGRFGNPILFAEWKNVPGERTMTYAFRVARKELVARGLPEKELSYSREEFRKELAPAAVVPTDGPVKELAGRITAGKATNREKARAIYDWIVDNMRRDPGIKGCGLGEVEGLLSSLGGKCADIHSVFVALARAAGVPAREVFGIRLPKGAEGDMSKAQHCWAEWYLPGYGWVAVDPADVRKAILERKITVEEARPLREYYFGAVDESRIAFGTGRDLRLNPPQAGPPLNYFMYPYAEADGKPLNEDLFGFNLGYTIRFREL
- a CDS encoding 4-oxalocrotonate tautomerase family protein, yielding MPFVNVKITREGATPEKKAEVIRRMTQVLADVLGKNPATTIVVIEEVETDNWGIAGETVTVRRKQGK
- a CDS encoding fumarate hydratase, translated to MPEFSYQDPFPLGKDDAKYRLLTKEYVSTAKFDGKEILKVDPEGLALLANQAMRDVSFLLRPAHNEKVAAILSDPEASPNDKGVAVALLRNAEVAANFVLPFCQDTGTATIVGKKGQQVWTGARDEEYLSRGVHKTYTEENLRYSQTIPLTMYEEVNSGTNLPAQIDLYATEGSEYKFLFVAKGGGSANKTYLFQETKALLNPASLEKFLVEKMKTLGTAACPPYHLAFVVGGTSAEGCLKTVKLASTGYLDHLPTKGNKGGQAFRDLDMEARLQAAARRSGYGAQFGGVHFAHDVRVVRLPRHGASCPVGMGVSCSADRNVKAKINKSGIWLEELDRNPGRRIPAKYRGKHEHGVVKVNLDRPMKEILAELSKYPVTTQLSLSGTIIVGRDIAHAKLKERIDQGKGMPQYAKDHPIYYAGPAKTPKGMPSGSFGPTTAGRMDSYVDLFQSHGGSLVMIAKGNRSKAVTDACKKHGGFYLGSIGGPAALLAQENIKKVEVLEYPELGMEAIWKIEVVDFPAFILVDDKGNDFFQQIACAG